A window from Elusimicrobiota bacterium encodes these proteins:
- a CDS encoding MamI family restriction endonuclease has translation MKTLTEALTLLDIHYTGFFQVKHYAEKYGHPNPSDTRSWSQIIVSSITGIHGLERKKGADLDDGSDVKGANIWGAIDTPRFNGVIKAGTKDKNAGKLSSLDEMPFLFFVLWDHVEGQKDLHRCRIWVVRPQKDVIFRKMCSAWYKERKAGKIVSDNFQLHPPRGKNSNIFRNTYGNLDYPLLFEAHRIKSKFKTITYAPNVLKKGNCHLAKD, from the coding sequence ATGAAAACACTTACAGAAGCATTGACATTACTAGACATTCACTATACCGGTTTTTTCCAAGTCAAGCATTATGCTGAAAAATATGGGCATCCGAACCCATCTGATACACGCTCTTGGTCACAAATCATCGTAAGTTCAATAACGGGAATTCATGGGCTCGAAAGAAAAAAAGGCGCAGATTTAGATGATGGGTCTGATGTAAAAGGCGCAAATATTTGGGGAGCGATAGATACCCCGCGGTTTAATGGGGTAATCAAGGCTGGAACAAAAGATAAAAATGCTGGCAAGTTGTCATCCTTGGATGAAATGCCTTTTCTCTTTTTTGTCCTATGGGATCATGTAGAAGGTCAAAAAGATCTCCATAGATGCAGAATTTGGGTTGTCCGCCCTCAAAAAGACGTCATTTTTAGAAAAATGTGCTCAGCCTGGTATAAAGAGAGAAAAGCCGGGAAAATTGTTAGTGACAATTTTCAACTGCATCCACCTCGTGGGAAAAATTCAAATATTTTCCGAAATACCTATGGGAATTTAGATTACCCGCTATTATTTGAAGCACATAGGATTAAATCGAAGTTTAAAACTATAACCTATGCTCCAAATGTTTTAAAAAAAGGAAATTGTCACCTAGCTAAAGATTAA
- a CDS encoding helix-turn-helix transcriptional regulator — protein sequence MKTIYSKEYTLLLRRLIEARLKAGLKQNEVAKVFDKHQSFISKIEAGERRIDPIELKLLAKIYKVSITWIFKETPIKGNTK from the coding sequence ATGAAGACAATATATTCCAAGGAATATACCCTTTTATTGCGTCGATTGATTGAGGCACGCCTCAAGGCAGGATTGAAACAAAATGAGGTAGCTAAAGTTTTCGATAAGCACCAGTCTTTTATCTCAAAAATTGAGGCGGGAGAGCGCCGTATTGATCCAATTGAACTGAAACTACTCGCAAAGATCTATAAAGTTTCTATTACTTGGATTTTCAAGGAAACACCTATAAAGGGCAATACGAAATGA